Within the Saccharomonospora amisosensis genome, the region GGGTCTTCGGTGCGCACGCCGAGGAACGCCTCGTCCCAGCCCAGCACCTCAACCACGACCGGGAACCGGCGCAGCACCGCCATGACCCGCTCTGAAACTTCCTGGTAGGCGGGCGGGTCGGAGGGCAGAAACACCGCGTCGGGACACCGCTTGGCCGCCGTGCGCAGCGGCATGCCCGAGTGGACGCCGAACTCCCTGGCCTCGTAGGAGGCGGTGGCGACGACGGCGCGCCGCGTGGTCTCTCCCGTGCCACCGACGATCACCGGCTTTCCCCGCAGTTCGGGATGCCTCGCGATCTCGACCGCCGCGATGAACTGGTCGAGATCCACGTGCAGTACCCAGTCCGTTATGGACACAGCGGACACCTCCGCAGTATGCGCCGCGATCGCCCGGCGCGGCCAGTGGCCGACGCCGGAAAGAGAAGACGAATAGGCACCCGAGCTGCGGGGGTACCCCCTCCGTGAACGAACGACGAGCGAACAACAGGAGTGATCGAAATGGCCCAGCTGGTACGTGAGGTCATGACGGCGCAGCCGGTGACGATGCCGAGCGACACGCCGGTGCGGGATGCCGCGCGCAAGATGCGCGACAACGACATCGGTGACGTGCTGGTGGTCGACAACGGCGAGCTGCGTGGCATCGCCACCGACCGTGACATCGTGGTGCGTGCTCTCGCCGACCGCGACGACCTTTCCACCGTCCGTATCGGCGAAGTATGCAGCGAGCGACTGGTGACGGCCACACCAAACGAGGAAGTCGACAACGCTATCGCCAGGATGCGCGAGCACGCCGTGCGGCGGGTCCCGGTCGTCGATGGTGGCAAGGCGGTGGGGATCCTCTCCATCGGCGACGCGGCGATGGAGAAGGACCCCGGGTCGGCGCTCGGCGACATCAGCGCCGCCAGCGGTAACCGCTGATCGGGCTGGTACCCGGTGCGGACCTAGAGTCGGCGACGTGTCGATCCGAGAACTTCTCGTGCTGGGTACCGGCAGCCAGGTCCCCAGCAGAGCCCGAAACCACAACGGGTATCTGCTGCGCTGGGACGCCGAGGGCTTTCTTTTCGATCCCGGCGAGGGCACCCAGCGCCAGCTGGCCTTCGCCGGGTCCTCGGTGAGTGCCATCACGCGGATCTGCATCACGCATTTCCACGGTGACCACTGCCTTGGGCTGCCCGGCATCGTGCAGCGGCTCTCGCTGGACCAGGTCGCACGGGTACACGCGCACTTCCCTGCATCGGGAACCGAGTTCTTCGAACGGCTTCGGCACGCCAGCGTGTTTCACGAGACCACCGAGATGATCCAGGAGCCGGTGCACGCAGACGGCGTCCTCGCCACAGGTGCGTTCGGCAAGCTGGAAGCACGCAGGCTTGATCACAAAGTGGAGGCGTTCGGTTACCGCCTGGTGGAGCCGGACAGCCACAACATGGTGCCCGCACTGCTCGAGCGCCACGGCATCAGCGGACCCGAGGTGGGAAGGCTCGGCCGGGACGGCAGCGTCCGGATCGGAGAGAAGACGGTGGCCCTTTCGGAGGTCAGTGCCGTGCGCAGGGGGCAGAAGGCCGCGTTCGTGATGGACACCCGGCTGTGCGACGCGGTGTTCGCTCTCGCGGAGGACGCCGATCTGCTGGTGATCGAGTCGACCTTTCTGGAGCATGACGCGAACCTGGCGCGCGAGTACGGCCACCTGACGGCGAAACAGGCCGCCCGGGTCGCGGCAGAGAGCGGCGTGCGCAGGCTGGTGCTGACGCACTTCTCGCAGCGCTACGAGGACCCGACCCTGTTTCGTGACGAGGCGGCCGAAGTATTCGGTGGCGACGTGGTTGCCGCGCGTGATCTGATGAGGATCGCGGTTCCAAAACACACCCGGCCGGAATAGCCCTGGCCGGACGCGCGTTGATTTTTCGGTTACCTGATCTGGTTGCGAGGAAGGAGGCGGCACGCCTTGGACAAGTATGACTGGCGGCACCGTGCCGCCTGCCGTGACGAGGACCCGGAACTGTTCTTTCCGGTATCCGATGTAGGACCAGGGGCGGTGCAGACAGAACGTGCCAAGGCGGTGTGCGCAAGCTGCCCCGTTCGCGCCCGCTGCCTGGAATACGCGCTGGAGAACGGCCTCGACTACGGCATCTTCGGCGGTATGACAGAGCGTGAGCGCCGAGAACTCACGCGCGAGCACCGGCGACGGGCGGGCGACCCGAAAGCGGCCTGAGAAATTCACGTCGCCGTCGCCGGGAACATCGGCGACAACGTCGGTGTTGAACTGAATGGCGATACGCACCTTGTCCCCCGGGCCGCATCCCTTTTCGCCTTCGCGGAATACCGTTCGGCTGGAACCGCGTCGAGCCTTTCGCCGAGAGGCGACAGTGCGTATCGGCCACCGATGAGGGGCTCCGCCGACCACGGTCCGCGGAGCCCCTCGTCATGTTTGTCGACCGGGTAGTCCCCACGCAGGGCCCCTCTCGCCAGCACCGGGTGGTGCCGGGTAGGGTGCCCGGCGATTCGATTACAGCTATGCAACGACGCGACAACACATGTGAATCGCCCTGTCCGCTGGGGCCGGTGTTGCCGATGCCGAACGGTCTCGTCACTCCTGCCCACGGCGCACGGGAACGACAGCAACGGGAGACGGCGTGACCGACGTGCAGCACGACGACCAGGGCCAGGGCGCGTTCAACGCGGCTACCGGCCGCAGCCTCGAAAGCGACCACGGCAAGCCGCGCTACCTGGAGTACCAGCGCGAACTCATCCGCCCGTACTGCGGCCGATCGGTACTGGAAGTGGGCGCCGGACTCGGTGAGTTCGCCGGCGGCTTCACCGACAGGGAACGCTACGTGGTCACCGATGTGGACCCGGAAGCCGTGCAGAGCATGAAATCCCGGTTCGCCGATCGTCCCGAGGTCGAGGTGCAACAGTTCGACATCGACGGTCAGACGACACTGACACCGCCTGTGGAGACGTTGCTGGCCATCAACGTGCTCGAACACATCGAGGACGACGCGGGCGCGCTTCGGGGTCTTTCCCGCTCGTTGACGGCGGGTGGCAACATAATCCTGTTCGTGCCCGGCTACCAGCAGCTCTACGGGGAGTTCGACCGGATCGTCGGGCACTTCCGCCGCTACAGCCCGAACACGGTCAGCGACGCGGTGAGCCGAGCGGGCCTTGAGGTGGTCGTTGCTCGCCCTGTGAACTTCCTCGGTGCCTTCGCCTGGTGGGCGGCGGTGCGCAAGGGTGGCGCCAGCGCGCCCAACCGCAAGCTGGTTTCGGTGTACGACCGCATGGTGGTCCCGGTGACCAAACGCATCGAGAAGCTGGTCCGAGTGCCGTTCGGGCAGTCGATCCTCTGCGTGGCGCGCAAGCCGGAAAACTGAGCGGTCGCGGACGCGACCCCGGTCGCGCCGGGGGCATCCGTCGAGAAGTCAGCACGGTATGTCGCAGCGCGTGGGCATGCGCTGCGACATGCCCGCTCAGGACCTCACCCGGGCAGCACTGCCGAAACCGCCACAGCTCACTCGGCGTGCGGGTAGCCGACCATGACTTCGGATTCCTCGTCCCAGAACAGGCCGAAGCCCGCGTAGTCGCTGAAGGGCACCGCGGAGTGCTCGCTCTCGCTGACCTGGCCGGTGGAAAGATTGACGGCCACCGGCGTCTCGGCATAGGTGCCGCCGGGAGCGACCCCGAAGGCGACCCCGTCGTCGGTCACCCCGGTGAGATACACGGGCTTGTCCCGATCGGTTTCCTCGAAACAGTGGCCGGTGCCCTGTTGAAGGTCGAAGGCCAGGTAGTCGAAGACGAGATAGCGTCGCTGCGCGGACAGCGACGAGCCACCGGCGTCGGAGCCACCCATGCCGCGCGACGGTTCGCAACCGACCTCGGCCACGATCTTTCCGGTAGCGGAGTCCAGCACCGCCCATGATTCCCGGCCCTTGACCTCGTCGTACCAGTTGGCGACCAGGAGATCCTCCTCGACCGCAGCGACGAAGACCTCGCCATTTCCACTTGGGGTGAGGTCACCGCTGTACCAGGCTCGGGGCACCCAGTAGTGCGCGCGTCGGTCCTTTCTCGCGGTCGTCAGCAGCGGCCCCTGAGAAGTCACCGCGACCGCCTCGGTCGTGCTGCAAATGGTGCACGCGCCCTCGGGGGGCTCCAGTTCGCTCAGGTCGTACTCCTTGGTCGCGCCGGTGGCCGGGTCCACCGTGAGCACCACGTCGTCCTTCGCCCCGTCGTCGTACTCCACGAGCAGGCCGGCGCCACCATCGGTGACCACCCGGTTCCCTTCCAGTTCGAGGTGGTGGACGGGTTCGACTCCGTTCCCGGAGCCGCGGGCGGTGAAGATATCGATCGTGGTGATCTCCCGCCCCTTGGTGGTGACGCCCTCGTCGACGACGCCGGACGCGGTCGCGACCAGGTAGTCCCGCCCGTCAACGGCGACCGTCAACGGGTCAGGCGAGTCGGGCCCCTCGATTTTCGAGCTCTTCCAGACAACCTCGCCGCTGGTCACATCCAGCACGGTGAAGCGAAACCGCTCGCCATCGGAGCCGAAGACCGCCACCGCCTTGGAGTGCGGCAGGGGGAGTTGGGTGCCACGCAGATCGGATTCCCATCCCCGCGAGGTGTCGTACAGGTCGGGTACCGAGAGCTGGGTGCGCGGTGCGTCACCGGCCGGTGCGGGCGCCGGGCCCGCGGTGCCCTCGGCGGACCCGTCACCGAACGCGGTATCGGTTCCCCCGCCACAAGCGGCGAGCAGACCAGCGGCCGCTGTTGCCATGACCAGGCGTCCGAACGACCTCACATCGACCCCCGTCGCGAAACGAACCAGCATCCTCGGCAGCGGAGAGTATGTCAGCGCGGCATCCCTCGCGGGAGGAAACGAACAAAGCCGTCGCGCCCCGCCCACCGCGGTTAGCGCCGGCGACCGCTCAGGCCTGCTCGTCGAGCAGTTCGGCGAGCAGTCGGCGGACCCTGCGATCGATCTCGTCCCGGATGGGCCGAACTTCCTCGACGCCGAGTCCCGCCGGGTCGTCGAGCTGCCAATCCAGGTAACGCTTTCCTGGAAAGACCGGGCAGGTGTCACCACAGCCCATCGTGATCACCACGTCCGCCGCCTCGACATCCGCCGTCAACAGCTTCGTGGGCACCTGCGCGGTAATGTCCAGTCCCCACTCCGCCAGCGCGGCGGCAGCGGCCGGGTTGACCTTCTCCGCGGGCTGCGAACCCGCGGACGAAACGGTGACGCGACCCAGTGCGTAGTGCTGTAGCAGCGCGGCGGCCAGCTGCGAACGACCCGCGTTGTGGACGCAGACGAACAGCACCTCGGGACGTTTGCTCACAAGGTTCTCCTTCCGGACCGGCACCGGTCGTGCCCGGCACTGCTCGCATCAGCCTACAGTGATGTATCATCCCTCACTGATGTCAGTCACTAGTGATGTGTTGCCGGCCGAGTTGCTGCGGTTGCTCGCCGATCCGCTGCGCGCGCGCATCG harbors:
- a CDS encoding arsenate reductase ArsC; the protein is MSKRPEVLFVCVHNAGRSQLAAALLQHYALGRVTVSSAGSQPAEKVNPAAAAALAEWGLDITAQVPTKLLTADVEAADVVITMGCGDTCPVFPGKRYLDWQLDDPAGLGVEEVRPIRDEIDRRVRRLLAELLDEQA
- a CDS encoding CBS domain-containing protein; translated protein: MAQLVREVMTAQPVTMPSDTPVRDAARKMRDNDIGDVLVVDNGELRGIATDRDIVVRALADRDDLSTVRIGEVCSERLVTATPNEEVDNAIARMREHAVRRVPVVDGGKAVGILSIGDAAMEKDPGSALGDISAASGNR
- a CDS encoding ribonuclease Z, which produces MSIRELLVLGTGSQVPSRARNHNGYLLRWDAEGFLFDPGEGTQRQLAFAGSSVSAITRICITHFHGDHCLGLPGIVQRLSLDQVARVHAHFPASGTEFFERLRHASVFHETTEMIQEPVHADGVLATGAFGKLEARRLDHKVEAFGYRLVEPDSHNMVPALLERHGISGPEVGRLGRDGSVRIGEKTVALSEVSAVRRGQKAAFVMDTRLCDAVFALAEDADLLVIESTFLEHDANLAREYGHLTAKQAARVAAESGVRRLVLTHFSQRYEDPTLFRDEAAEVFGGDVVAARDLMRIAVPKHTRPE
- a CDS encoding WhiB family transcriptional regulator, producing MDKYDWRHRAACRDEDPELFFPVSDVGPGAVQTERAKAVCASCPVRARCLEYALENGLDYGIFGGMTERERRELTREHRRRAGDPKAA
- a CDS encoding class I SAM-dependent methyltransferase translates to MTDVQHDDQGQGAFNAATGRSLESDHGKPRYLEYQRELIRPYCGRSVLEVGAGLGEFAGGFTDRERYVVTDVDPEAVQSMKSRFADRPEVEVQQFDIDGQTTLTPPVETLLAINVLEHIEDDAGALRGLSRSLTAGGNIILFVPGYQQLYGEFDRIVGHFRRYSPNTVSDAVSRAGLEVVVARPVNFLGAFAWWAAVRKGGASAPNRKLVSVYDRMVVPVTKRIEKLVRVPFGQSILCVARKPEN